NNNNNNNNNNNNNNNNNNNNNNNNNNNNNNNNNNNNNNNNNNNNNNNNNNNNNNNNNNNNNNNNNNNNNNNNNNNNNNNNNNNNNNNNNNNNNNNNNNNNNNNNNNNNNNNNNNNNNNNNNNNNNNNNNNNNNNNNNNNNNNNNNNNNNNNNNNNNNNNNNNNNNNNNNNNNNNNNNNNNNNNNNNNNNNNNNNNNNNNNNNNNNNNNNNNNNNNNNNNNNNNNNNNNNNNNNNNNNNNNNNNNNNNNNNNNNNNNNNNNNNNNNNNNNNNNNNNNNNNNNNNNNNNNNNNNNNNNNNNNNNNNNNNNNNNNNNNNNNNNNNNNNNNNNNNNNNNNNNNNNNNNNNNNNNNNNNNNNNNNNNNNNNNNNNNNNNNNNNNNNNNNNNNNNNNNNNNNNNNNNNNNNNNNNNNNNNNNNNNNNNNNNNNNNNNNNNNNNNNNNNNNNNNNNNNNNNNNNNNNNNNNNNNNNNNNNNNNNNNNNNNNNNNNNNNNNNNNNNNNNNNNNNNNNNNNNNNNNNNNNNNNNNNNNNNNNNNNNNNNNNNNNNNNNNNNNNNNNNNNNNNNNNNNNNNNNNNNNNNNNNNNNNNNNNNNNNNNNNNNNNNNNNNNNNNNNNNNNNNNNNNNNNNNNNNNNNNNNNNNNNNNNNNNNNNNNNNNNNNNNNNNNNNNNNNNNNNNNNNNNNNNNNNNNNNNNNNNNNNNNNNNNNNNNNNNNNNNNNNNNNNNNNNNNNNNNNNNNNNNNNNNNNNNNNNNNNNNNNNNNNNNNNNNNNNNNNNNNNNNNNNNNNNNNNNNNNNNNNNNNNNNNNNNNNNNNNNNNNNNNNNNNNNNNNNNNNNNNNNNNNNNNNNNNNNNNNNNNNNNNNNNNNNNNNNNNNNNNNNNNNNNNNNNNNNNNNNNNNNNNNNNNNNNNNNNNNNNNNNNNNNNNNNNNNNNNNNNNNNNNNNNNNNNNNNNNNNNNNNNNNNNNNNNNNNNNNNNNNNNNNNNNNNNNNNNNNNNNNNNNNNNNNNNNNNNNNNNNNNNNNNNNNNNNNNNNNNNNNNNNNNNNNNNNNNNNNNNNNNNNNNNNNNNNNNNNNNNNNNNNNNNNNNNNNNNNNNNNNNNNNNNNNNNNNNNNNNNNNNNNNNNNNNNNNNNNNNNNNNNNNNNNNNNNNNNNNNNNNNNNNNNNNNNNNNNNNNNNNNNNNNNNNNNNNNNNNNNNNNNNNNNNNNNNNNNNNNNNNNNNNNNNNNNNNNNNNNNNNNNNNNNNNNNNNNNNNNNNNNNNNNNNNNNNNNNNNNNNNNNNNNNNNNNNNNNNNNNNNNNNNNNNNNNNNNNNNNNNNNNNNNNNNNNNNNNNNNNNNNNNNNNNNNNNNNNNNNNNNNNNNNNNNNNNNNNNNNNNNNNNNNNNNNNNNNNNNNNNNNNNNNNNNNNNNNNNNNNNNNNNNNNNNNNNNNNNNNNNNNNNNNNNNNNNNNNNNNNNNNNNNNNNNNNNNNNNNNNNNNNNNNNNNNNNNNNNNNNNNNNNNNNNNNNNNNNNNNNNNNNNNNNNNNNNNNNNNNNNNNNNNNNNNNNNNNNNNNNNNNNNNNNNNNNNNNNNNNNNNNNNNNNNNNNNNNNNNNNNNNNNNNNNNNNNNNNNNNNNNNNNNNNNNNNNNNNNNNNNNNNNNNNNNNNNNNNNNNNNNNNNNNNNNNNNNNNNNNNNNNNNNNNNNNNNNNNNNNNNNNNNNNNNNNNNNNNNNNNNNNNNNNNNNNNNNNNNNNNNNNNNNNNNNNNNNNNNNNNNNNNNNNNNNNNACGGCTATACCATTTAAAGCAATCTTATAGCATGTATCAGCATATGGTATAACTTTCAGCCcatggtttttttctttctagctTTTCACATCTTAGTCTCAAAATTTATACTTAACCTCTCTAAATGTGTGACACAAAAAGGAGAATAATCAACTTTAGATTCGTTTTAACATAAAGAAGCAAATTCCCGTTTAATTCCTATAggattatttgtttatttttgtttctattgcaAGACCGGTATGAAATAGAAATACAAtaactaaacataaaaaagtataaGACTAAAATATTGAAGATTTAGGTATAAGGATTAAGACAAAATGTTGGTGCTGATATAGGAACCAAACGATTGATAAAACGTTAAGAAATTGCATTAGAAAAAGTAGATTACATATGATTTGTTCTTGTTTCACTGTTTAAGTCGTTTGTGTTTGCAGGGCACGTTCTTGGAAGAAATTCTTGGCGCAGTTGTCTTGGGTGATAGCTATTCAGGTCTTAATCCAAAATTTGAGAAGAAGCTCATTAAAGTCTTGGCGGATGGTAATGAATCGAGTGATGGAAAAGTTGTGGTGgatgaaaaaaatggaaaattagtGAGAATTTTAACGAATGTGAATGCCAAAGCTTACTATAAATTGTATGCAAAGAAGCTTGGCCATAAGGAACAGTCAGCTAAGATAGGGAGTTTTAAGGAACAACGGAGAAGATGGAGTCATCCTCCGTTGAAATTAGAGATCATCACTTCACTGTGTACtaagtgaaatttaaaaataacttcatCTCAATAATTAACGTgaaaacttaaacaaatttcaatctAGTTCATAAATTGCTTCTAGATTGCTATTTGagtaatgaagaaaaaaaagaaagaaagtcgTCTTCAAAGAGTAATTTGTCACTCTTAAATCCActtataaaaacaaacaaaacataaatttctttCTCTCCAAAATATCatcacttaaaaaattaatactaccatgataaaagaaattattttccaTGTTAAAAATCTAAGTTTATTGGAAAATTGTTTGTTTAATACAATGactattaagatatttttttattaatacaataaaaagaaaatacagtATTAATATAATAGCTTTAATTACCttagttttatttgaagtttattaattagtatatttagtatatatttagtctttaatagttgtcatatatatttattttaaaaaaattaaaattaaaaaaattaaaattaaaaaaattattttcaaaattaattaaatattaatattatttttttctttaataatcaaacataaattattaaatactaaaaaacatatttaatcccaACTATtaacacattaaataaaaataatcaaattattttttatcttaaagttataatattttattatcttaacaataaaatatattaatacttattttacgtaaaaaaattatttatgatataatc
This genomic stretch from Vigna radiata var. radiata cultivar VC1973A chromosome 7, Vradiata_ver6, whole genome shotgun sequence harbors:
- the LOC106766548 gene encoding uncharacterized protein LOC106766548; this encodes MYQHMGTFLEEILGAVVLGDSYSGLNPKFEKKLIKVLADGNESSDGKVVVDEKNGKLVRILTNVNAKAYYKLYAKKLGHKEQSAKIGSFKEQRRRWSHPPLKLEIITSLCTK